From Triticum aestivum cultivar Chinese Spring chromosome 7B, IWGSC CS RefSeq v2.1, whole genome shotgun sequence:
TTAGCCACTATCCTCCCATATACTCTGCTTTTTCATTGCTTATGAACTGGAACTTGTTGGTGCATGGATTTCACGTTTCAGCAGCACTTTGGTTTGTGCATGGTTGTGAAAAGAAGGCTTTCTATACACTTATATGAACTTCATTGGCGAAAGAAAGAGAAGCTTGCCTTGATAAAGCACAGCCTTTCGCACTCCAATAGGCATATATTGTTACAAGGTTATGCCCAAAggtctcaaaaacgccggtgctacATATCAACGCGCCATGACTAAGATCTTCGATGAGATAATACATAAGATTGTCGAGTGCTATGTAGATGATCTCGTTGTAAAGgcggtatcctatgaagaacatCTTCAACATCTCAGAATCGTATTCGACCGCCTAAGGCAACATGCACTCAAGTTAAACCCGTTGAAGTGCGCCTTCATGGTCTCGTCAGGCAAATTCCTAGGGTTTGTCATTCGACATCGGGGAATAGAAATCGACCCGAGCAAAATCAAGGCCATACTCGAAATGCCTCCTCATCAAAGCCTTAAGGAGCTGCATTCGCTTCAAGGGCGCCTGGCATACATCAGGCGATTCATAGCCAATTTTGCAGGAAGAATCCAACCTTTTacaagaaaacccaaaaaagaCATTCCATTCTTTTGGGATGAAAACTGCCAACAAGCCCTAGATGGCATCAAAAGCTATCTCCTCAATCCGCCAGTCCTGGCTGCGCCGATACCAGGGAAGGAGCTTATACTCTACACCATGGCCTTGGATGAATCTCTTGGGGCTCTAATGGAACAACAAAATGAAAACGGGAAAGAGAATGCCCTCTATTACCTCAGTCGTGTGCTCGTAGGAGCTGAACATGCATACTCTCCTATCAAAAAACATTGCCTTGCACTGGTGTTCGCTGTCAAGAAGCTACGGCACTACATGATAGCACATCGGGTCACCCTCATCTCCAAAGTTCACCCACTTAAATATCTCATGACAAGACCAATGCTTACAGGAAGATTGGCAAGATGGGGCCATCATCCTTACTGAGTTCGACATTGTGTATGCGCCACAGAAGGCCATTAGAGGGCAAGCGATGGCGGATTTCCTAGCAGCACATCATACATATTTCTACAGTAAATAAAATATTTCCATGGATGGGATTGCACGTAGTCCATTCCACCTTTATCTATCTAGGTTATCCTTCTTTCTTAACAAAGCAGAATGTGATGATCGATCCCTCTATTATGGGATTTATGTTTATACCAAAGCCTCTACTTTAGATATTTACGCTGATGAAGGAAAGCCTTGTTAAAGACTACGACTTTGGACTTCCTTTTTCGTACTCTTCTTTCATCCTCCTTACCAGAACGCTTTTCCTGGTTCAGAAGAATAAGATACTTAAATTGTGGCTTACATATGGAAAATGCCTTCGTCTTGAAGCTACCAATGCACATCACGGTGAAATCATTGTCAATTAATTGTTAGATTCCCCATATCACCCATAGCCACCCAAATCTTTTTTGCCTCAAACTCTGCTGCCCTATCACTCCTCGATAAGTGTACTTACTCAGGTTGTGCACTTGGCTGAGCGAGATCTTCCCCTTTGGCATGAGAACCGCCTACCTACGCTAACGTAACTAATGCAGATGGCGGAAGTTAGTAGTTCTCCTATGCCAACATGAACACAAACGAAATCGTCGAATTTCGTATAGAAAGAAAAGGAACCACTTCTATTCTCTTTTCTTAAGTATAAGAGGGATAAGTACTTATTCCTGGCCGGCGGTATCATTGCTGCTCCCCGCCTAATGCGGATCAttgtgcaatgcttatgtgaaatctCAATCCAAAACTTATTCGTTTCGTTGGAAAAACCAACGCCGACGTCAAGATCAGTCTCCTTTCCTTTCAAAAGTGAGCGAGCAGAGCTGAAAAAGATGGAGTTACCTGGAGATGAGATTTCTTTCTACGGATATGAAGGATAGAAATATGCTATTTGCTGCTATTCCATCTATTTGTGCATCAAGTCCGAAGAAGATCTCAATCTATAATGAAGAAATGATAGTAGCTCGTTGTTTTATAGGCTTTCTCATATTCAGTCGGAAGAGTTTAGGTAAGACTTTCAAAGAAACTCTCGACGGGAGAATCGAGTCTATTCAGGAAGAATTGCTGCAATTCTTCAATCCTAACGAAGTAATTCCGGAGGAATCCAATGAACAACAACGATTACTTAGGATCAGCTTGCGAATTTGCAGCACCGTAGTAGAATCATTACCAACGGCACGCTGTGCGCCTAAGTGCGAAAAGACAGTGCAAGCTTTGTTATGCCGAAACCTAAATGTAAAGTCAGCAACACTTCTAAATGCCACTTCTTCCCGCCGCATCCGTCTTCAGGACGATATAGTCACAGGTTTTCACTTTTCAGTGAGTGAAAGATTTGTATCCGGGTCTACGTTCAAAGCTTCTACCATAGACCTAATTCGAGAAGGCTTGATAGTCCTATAAAAGGTGAGGGTGGGGGGTTCTAtttaggaagaataagaagaatctcATTCATGTGTTCATGCTAACAGAAGAGCGGATCCAATACACATAAGACTTTTTTTCAGGAAATTCCTAATGTAAATGATGAATTTGGGATGTCATGCCCCACAAGTTAGTTGCCCAAGCGCTCCCTAGGAGGGCAGTCTACCACAAGATAGAGTTTGAGCCTGGAGCCAAAGCCCCAACCCCTCCATTTTAGGTTTTTCTCAGGAAAGAATTTCAGGAAGTCATATCGGCCAGATAAGCCTCTGACGGCTCCATATTGATTTTTCCCCAGTTTTCTTTCAGAAGAAGCGGGAGCCATTTTGCATTGAAACTCGGTATCAGCAGAGTCATCTCCTGAGAAAGACTTCTTTCTTATTTATACAAGATTTCAGAGAACATAGTGAAGCCCTCAAAGCGCTAACAAAGTCGTAAGTAGAGAAGTTTTCCAAAAAGATACCTCGTTTTTCCATTAAGTGTGCGTTGTCTGATGAAGAATAACGGGGGAGCCAACTCAATAACCTAGTGGAGGAACCGTCCGGACTTGAAACAGCGGATGCAGCCCTTGCATTTCGTTCTTTTGTTCTTTACTCTATTTTCGCTTTGGCACTCACTTCCTTTGGAATAagggcatttttcttctctactcGTTCCGTTGACCATCAAACAGTTTCTTAATTATGTTATGTCAAATGATGGGAAAAAGGAAGGAGTAATCAAAAAAGACTCGAACTACCCGATCCGTTGAAATACGatacgaaggaaacggacttcaaTCCCTCATTCTTATTGTTTGTTCTTATGATCCCCTTGTTTCTAACTCGCTTAATTTGGAAGAGGAAAATGACAGCAGCTAAAGTGAGAAATAAACAACTGCTCGGAAAGCTTTGGTTTGAGCGTTGGTTTTGATGACAGTGAAGAAAGCTCGCCCAAAAGACGTACGTGGAACCAATGATACCAAAAAAAGAATCAAATATGAGGAGAACTGGGTGCATTGGTAAACGGCTCCGCCATAGCTTGTACGACTTCTGAATCCTATTAATGGCACTCTCCGAATAAATAAGTAGATATGGGCGGACTACATACACGTGCTCTCCGAGTAGGGAAAGTGAGAAATCTACGGTCTTCCATCCGCGGATGTGACAAATCCAATCCAATTTGGTCTTGTCCCGTGGCTCGGACCCGGTCGCGTAAATGCAGCTACCACTACGACGGGATACTATAGTTATTTACTCTGTTTCAATCCCTATTTGGCCATTCAACAGTAGCGTACGGCCTTTGGAAAGCATCTCTTCCTAGAGGGGACTCCCGCTTGTGATCTTCTTCCTTGGGTCGGAGAAAATAGAACTTACCAATTGGAAATGGAAATGCCGAATGAATTGAACCAAACTACGGAAACTGTGGTTGAGCTTGCCTGTCATCAACGAAGGATGGTTGTGAAGTTGGTGGAAGAAAGCAAACCAATGAATGCAGCTAGTCACCCCGAAAGGCGAGCCCATGTCTTTTGAGAAACTGACACAACCTGTTGTGTTGACTTATCTTATACTAAGGGTCCGTCCCAGCCAACAAGGGATTTCTCATAATTCTAGGATGAAACAGCATCATATCTCAGCTTGATTATGAGAGAGATTGAAGTGAAAGAACCCGGTTTCAGAGCGTGGAAACGGAAAAGAATGAGGTGAAAGGGCCGACCCATGCGGCCCACTTAGAATGTGCTTTGACTTCCCCAGGTTGTACAATAGCACTATTTTCTGGACCCAAGTTCGAAAGGATTAGGGCACTGGATTGAAGAATAGCTCAGTCCGATAGAAACTTAGGTTGGGCTGGCGGAGGGATGAGTGGAGCTTCTGTATGACATGTACTGGTGTTTCATTAGTCCCTTGATCGGGTACCCGAAGCTCGCTTTGAGGAAGCAGTGCCATTTGGTTCTTCCTTCTTTCACGTCCATCCGCGAATGatttgagaattcttttcatcacTGTGTAATTAGTAAGTGTGAAGTGGAAGGGCAAGTACGGGTGAAAGCCTACTACCTTCCGGATAAAAGATATACTCGATTTATAGATAGCTTTGCTTCACTATAAAGCGTGGGACGAATTGATAAGCTCTGAATATAGGAAGGGAAACCTTAGAGCTTTCTTCGCTTATCTTCCCAAGCAGACAATATGATTCTCATTATTCTATTTCTCTGTCTTTCCAAGCAGCATTACCGCTTATTCTGATTGAGTGATGTGTGGTACCGGGGATAATGCAATTGATGGTTCTTGTGGCCCACGAAATGACCGTATAAAAGGAAATAGTCAGCAAGGGAGTTGGGTAGATGAATGATACTGCCTTTAGCCCTCTGCGGCCTTTTTTTTGAAGTTGAGTCGTAAGGAAAGATCGATATGATTTGGTCAATTTGGTGTCCTTCCAGACGGAGAAGCGAGAACCCTTTCTGCTTTGACCGCTTGCCCTCCTGGCACAGATGTGGGAAAAGGTCTCAGTTGCGGAATCAAATATGAATGAAGTTAGAACAATCAGCGTAAGCTCTTTCTCTAGGGCCACTATCAATAATGACAAGAACTCTTACCAACTAGCTTAACGCATCCGGTCTCCTTCTCCTTCGTACCCCTAGCGGATATGAATAATAGGAAGAAACAGGTCCTTTCTAAAGGCGGGCATTAGACCAGAGTTTCGTGAGCCGGAGAAGATCGATAAAGCTTAGAACTTGCTCGTTTGCAGGAGGAGGCGGTGGTATGACTCCGTCCGTTGAACGAGCATTTCGTGCCACCTGTTCGGCGTCCACATCCACTACCATTTTCTGATCCCAGTATCTATAGCAAAATCGCTATTTGCCTCACTCTATAGAAGGCCTCCCGTATGTAAGATCACCAACCAAGTTCCTTTCTTCTTTTGTTTGTGCCATCTTTACCAACTTCTACTTCTTGGCTGGCTTGATGCTTACAGGTCTTGCCTCTGCTGATACTGGTCATGGGGACAAGAACTCCGTGGGAAGAGAGCAGATACCAATCCTAAACAACCCTTAGAATGGCCTCATCCAAACGGATGATTGTCATTGATAAGACGGGCAGGTGGTATGTTGATACTGAGCCGCTTCCCCTGTAGTTGTTAGCTCGTTCTTGACAAATCCGATCGGGTCTTCATAATCTGGAGTAAAAGGATTCGAACCTTTGCATGCCGATACCAAAAACCGATGCCTTACCACTTGGCTATACTCCAAACAAACGGTAGGTTCCTGGAGAACCGTGGAAACTAGTTAGTTCAAATCGAACTCAAAAGCAATGCGCATTATCTACGCCTTTTTTTGATTCACCAAGACCCGCTAAAGGCTGATACAAACGAATAGTGGGAGTTCTTTCTTACGAATATAAATGGAGGAAATATCCCTAGTACCTTTGTCCTCTGCAAAGATCATAAGATCAGATGGAGTTGGATTGATTTCTCGCATCTACTAGATCAGAGATCAGAGTCAGGGGAGCTCTCGTAAGTGAGCCTAAGTAAGTAGTGTGGTTCGAGCGGATCAGTCACCGCTGAGTTCTGCTTTCCTCGCAGAGTTGGTTTTAGCCGGAACCGCGCTCTTGCCTTCTTCTTGTGCCCCTTGATTATTGATCTGAATTCAAGTTAGATTAGAGAATACCGGTGCCTTTTGATCCACCCTTAGGTTTGAAAACTGTGGAGGTTCAGTTACAAAATGCAGTTTATGAGGCTGCTTTGTATGCCAGtgtgcaggaaggagagttggaaGATATACCTAGATCCCCCAATAGAGAAAAGAGCGAGCAGGTTACCTACTCTTGTGGTGGATGGCGGCACTAGAAGTTGATGCTTTTTATGGACGGACATAGAAATTCGATTTCCAATAGAGCTGCAAACGCTACTGTAAGCCGAAGACGAATGCTGGCCAAAAGTAAGCAAAGCAGGAGAGGCGTCGTT
This genomic window contains:
- the LOC123162513 gene encoding ATP synthase protein MI25-like, yielding MRFLSTDMKDRNMLFAAIPSICASSPKKISIYNEEMIVARCFIGFLIFSRKSLGKTFKETLDGRIESIQEELLQFFNPNEVIPEESNEQQRLLRISLRICSTVVESLPTARCAPKCEKTVQALLCRNLNVKSATLLNATSSRRIRLQDDIVTGFHFSVSERFVSGSTFKASTIDLIREGLIVL